A single Antechinus flavipes isolate AdamAnt ecotype Samford, QLD, Australia chromosome 5, AdamAnt_v2, whole genome shotgun sequence DNA region contains:
- the TMT1A gene encoding putative methyltransferase-like protein 7A, whose product MAFMVPIFQLAISVTMFPIFLLHFLGLWNWICKKLFPFFMVQFTKSYNKEMSSKKQELFSNLPKFAGSSGKLVLMEVGCGTGANFKFYPPGSRITCIDPNPNFEKFLIQSIAEHRHLQFERFLVASGEDMHQIADDSMDVVVCTLVLCSVQNQEKFLKEVHRVLRPGGAFYFMEHVAAEPSTWNFFWQQVLQPIWHLLFDGCDLTRETWKALERASFSKLNLQHLQAPLSCKLVRPHILGYAMK is encoded by the exons ATGGCGTTCATGGTCCCCATTTTCCAACTGGCCATCTCTGTCACTATGTTTCCCATCTTCCTACTCCACTTCTTGGGACTGTGGAACTGGATATGCAAAaagctctttcctttcttcatggTGCAGTTCACTAAAAGCTACAACAAGGAGATGTCATCCAAGAAGCAGGAGCTCTTTAGCAACCTGCCCAAGTTTGCAGGATCCTCGGGAAAGTTGGTCTTGATGGAGGTTGGCTGTGGCACTGGAGCCAACTTTAAATTCTATCCTCCTGGCAGCAGGATCACCTGTATCGATCCCAATCCCAACTTTGAGAAGTTCCTGATTCAAAGCATTGCTGAGCACCGACACCTCCAGTTTGAACGCTTCCTAGTGGCTTCAGGGGAAGATATGCATCAAATAGCAGACGACTCCATGGATGTGGTGGTTTGCACTCTGGTCCTGTGCTCTGTACAGAATCAAGAGAAATTCCTCAAAGAGGTGCATCGAGTACTGAGGCCG ggAGGTGCTTTTTATTTCATGGAGCATGTGGCAGCTGAACCATCCACCTGGAATTTCTTCTGGCAACAGGTTCTCCAACCAATATGGCATCTACTGTTTGATGGTTGCGACTTAAccagagagacctggaaagcCCTGGAACGGGCCAGCTTTTCCAAGCTCAACCTCCAGCATCTTCAGGCACCCCTCTCCTGTAAGCTAGTCCGACCTCATATCCTCGGCTATGCCATGAAATAA